One window of Nakaseomyces glabratus chromosome A, complete sequence genomic DNA carries:
- the VIR1 gene encoding Vir1p (CAGL0A01694g~Ortholog(s) have cytoplasm localization) has translation MEGIENGIRKLSESWDVNLATTVLEALRSIDLDVLRHSGLKDVTVRSESSLQYILLCYVLLVVSPDDIAIETSETLEASCRDANDSPETRIDNDVGIFEVLLIHRSSKTTNFQDFHYPIRELLSLISSKDYNCNTGNLATDLLICRSMHNGDTNDLLDSIDKYQQYSVMSRVLQFPKIISDAVYQRCYKELIVKNSVCEMTQPLPNVRLSLMTLMEIIDQPDINLLQFPRLVTLLGSSFVFLSESHTDISELHYELDELGTTQTLLALLSYVQYCLSKFLLGFINGCKVLQKTSESYDISTGAAVKEAFKNITSFEFQLPPWFDKTMIFPLPPIFKSLFIYGKDDSLIKASYSDMIVTILDSLMLCIEISSKILNQYRSASINPFEIEGKEEINLKHSKFQLIKNVHLLTFIPIFSSLLLAEQMQSLSEAMVISNETWNMYAEILTNNIKEQVTNILLVNESVALYHLLKIVSRVSIDDTGFQRISIKLLNYLFFQSKHTKFKIWCKQNELCRSTIKTYVHLWNDGSSDYSLIYTKIINTKQPDVDHKKTILAEYLDLLPEDMKFGFSREEENKTIMPAKFNAYAAPTFMPAESAVKANSQVNPFLPIDQNKVQESVQMNKLTPIMESSVKWTNAPTTGQK, from the coding sequence ATGGAGGGGATTGAGAATGGCATCCGTAAGCTGTCTGAGTCCTGGGATGTCAATCTGGCCACTACAGTGCTGGAAGCGCTACGCAGTATTGATCTGGATGTCCTGCGTCATAGCGGGCTCAAGGACGTCACAGTGAGAAGTGAGTCCAGCTTGCAATATATACTACTCTGCTATGTATTACTGGTAGTGTCCCCTGATGACATAGCCATAGAGACATCGGAGACACTAGAGGCATCATGTAGGGATGCCAACGATTCACCAGAAACTAGAATCGACAATGACGTTGGGATATTCGAAGTATTATTAATTCATCGCAGCAGTAAGACTACAAACTTTCAAGACTTCCATTATCCGATCAGGGAGTTACTGAGCTTGATCAGTTCCAAGGATTATAACTGTAATACTGGCAACTTAGCCACTGATCTCTTGATCTGTAGATCCATGCATAATGGTGACACAAACGATCTGCTTGACTCTATAGACAAGTATCAGCAGTACTCAGTTATGAGTAGAGTGCTGCAGTTTCCGAAGATTATATCTGATGCAGTCTATCAAAGGTGCTACAAAGAGCTTATTGTGAAGAACAGTGTCTGCGAGATGACGCAACCTCTGCCAAATGTACGGCTGTCGCTAATGACACTAATGGAGATAATCGATCAACCTGACATAAATTTACTGCAGTTCCCTCGGTTAGTAACACTGCTGGGGAGCAGCTTTGTGTTTTTGTCTGAATCACATACTGATATCTCTGAGTTGCATTACGAATTGGATGAATTGGGTACTACGCAGACTTTGTTAGCTTTACTCTCCTATGTGCAGTATTGTTTGTCGAAATTCTTGCTTGGATTTATTAATGGTTGTAAAGTTTTACAAAAGACGAGTGAGAGCTACGATATAAGTACTGGTGCTGCTGTTAAGGAAGCCTTCAAGAATATTacttcttttgaatttcaatTGCCACCTTGGTTTGACAAGACTATGATATTTCCTTTACCACCTATTTTTAAATCGTTGTTCATATATGGTAAGGATGACTCTTTGATTAAGGCAAGCTATAGTGACATGATTGTTACGATTTTGGACTCCTTAATGTTGTGTATAGAGATCAGTAGTAAGATATTAAACCAATATCGATCAGCCAGTATCAATccatttgaaattgaagggAAGGAGGAAATCAATTTGAAACACTCCAAATTCCAACTTATTAAAAATGTTCACCTTTTGACTTTTATTCCAATATTTTCCAGCTTGTTGTTGGCAGAACAGATGCAATCCCTATCGGAAGCAATGGTAATTAGTAATGAAACTTGGAATATGTATGCCGAGATCCTTACCAATAATATAAAGGAACAGGTCACAAATATACTTCTTGTCAATGAGAGTGTAGCACTGTACCACTTGTTAAAAATAGTATCCCGAGTGTCTATCGATGATACAGGGTTTCAGAGGATATCTATCAAATTACTAAATTATCTATTCTTCCAATCAAAACACaccaaattcaaaatatgGTGTAAGCAGAACGAACTTTGTAGGTCCACCATCAAGACCTATGTTCACTTATGGAACGATGGTTCATCGGACTATTCTTTGATATATACCAAAATAATCAACACAAAACAGCCGGATGTTGACCACAAGAAAACTATATTGGCAGAATACCTTGATTTACTGCCTGAGGATATGAAATTTGGCTTCAgtagagaagaagagaataaAACCATCATGCCGGCGAAATTTAACGCCTACGCCGCACCTACCTTCATGCCAGCAGAGTCTGCAGTAAAAGCGAACAGCCAAGTGAACCCATTCTTGCCTATAGATCAGAACAAAGTACAGGAATCGGTTCAAATGAACAAACTGACACCGATAATGGAATCAAGTGTAAAATGGACAAATGCACCAACAACAGGGCAAAAATAA
- the PNC1 gene encoding nicotinamidase (CAGL0A01716g~Ortholog(s) have nicotinamidase activity, role in chromatin silencing at rDNA, chromatin silencing at telomere, negative regulation of DNA amplification, replicative cell aging and biofilm matrix, cytosol, nucleus, peroxisome localization), translating into MKTLLVIDVQNDFITPDHSMYVPQGEEVVSPIVELMKDPQWHRVVVSRDWHPQNHISFAKNHGVEDYTETTYKSPRPGDDSTQPATLWPVHCVQNTRGAQLAPDILELVNSKHIKIVDKGYLSNCEYYSAFNDTWEWHKTELDEYLKKHHTTEVYVVGLALDFCVKNTAISAAKLGYDTTILKDYTKPIYTDEDHQQQLEKDLKEHNVKVK; encoded by the coding sequence ATGAAGACGCTACTAGTTATCGATGTGCAGAACGACTTCATCACGCCGGACCACTCCATGTACGTGCCCCAAGGCGAAGAAGTTGTTTCCCCCATTGTCGAGCTCATGAAGGACCCCCAATGGCACCGTGTGGTGGTCTCCAGGGACTGGCACCCGCAGAACCACATCTCCTTCGCGAAGAACCATGGTGTCGAGGACTACACCGAGACCACGTACAAGTCCCCACGCCCAGGCGACGACTCGACACAGCCGGCAACTCTATGGCCAGTGCACTGTGTCCAGAACACCAGAGGTGCCCAACTGGCACCTGACATCCTCGAGCTGGTCAACTCGAAGCACATCAAGATCGTCGACAAAGGGTACTTGTCCAATTGCGAGTACTACAGTGCGTTCAACGACACCTGGGAGTGGCACAAGACTGAGCTCGACGAgtacttgaagaaacacCACACCACAGAGGTCTACGTCGTGGGTCTCGCCCTCGACTTTTGCGTCAAGAACACAGCCATCAGCGCGGCAAAGCTGGGCTACGACACCACCATCCTGAAGGACTACACTAAGCCCATCTACACAGACGAGGACCACCAGCAACAGCTCGAGAAAGACCTCAAGGAACACAACGTCAAGGTCAAATAG
- the OCH1 gene encoding initiation-specific alpha-1,6-mannosyltransferase (CAGL0A01738g~Putative mannosyltransferase of cis-Golgi apparatus; gene is upregulated in azole-resistant strain), which produces MSKWQKRHIVLAVLVLVVFLRVHGNLRGLSGQFRAKYPKNYLVSNGDTSGLNLKQLKFNSNDLRSDLSKAFPYDPSKPIPRRVWQTWKVPIDSPEFPGDLKPYVSRWESNSYEVDEDEIYSQENEQNYYLLPDDQIESILESFYGEVPIIVQAYKLMPSNILKADFLRYLLLYARGGIYSDIDTFPLKDFRDWPSMNQEDMKKLKKAKIIPYKNFDKTMINGMNFIDPGLVVGIEADPDRPDWADWYSRRVQFCQWTIQSKPGHPVLRELILNITATTIYSSAKTPAHLKSLIDNSADEKDFNINYRHRRRFDKEYDHSQKKQRKNVDGTDIMNWTGPGIFSDSILNYLTNIIRKNRNILLLNSNLDSKQKEIPSSAAGSQEEEEEEDLTYSTKKFYNEISTSLLSSAKMPWEFFSLITEPLLVDDIMVLPITSFSPDVMQMQAESSQHELALVKHMFHGSWKEEADGH; this is translated from the coding sequence ATGAGTAAATGGCAGAAGAGGCACATAGTGCTTGcggtgctggtgctggtggtATTCTTACGTGTTCACGGTAATTTGCGAGGCTTGAGCGGGCAATTCAGAGCTAAGTACCCAAAGAATTATCTGGTGTCTAACGGTGATACTTCCGGTTTGAACTTGAAGCAGCTCAAGTTCAATTCCAATGATCTACGGTCTGATTTGAGCAAAGCTTTCCCTTATGATCCTTCAAAGCCTATACCAAGACGTGTGTGGCAGACTTGGAAAGTACCAATAGACTCACCAGAATTCCCTGGTGATCTGAAACCGTACGTTTCCAGGTGGGAATCCAACAGCTATGAAgttgatgaggatgagatATATTCACAAGAGAATGAGCAGAACTACTATTTACTCCCAGATGACCAAATTGAGTCAATCTTGGAGAGTTTCTACGGTGAAGTGCCGATAATAGTGCAGGCTTATAAGCTGATGCCCAGTAATATATTGAAGGCTGACTTCCTACGGTATCTGCTGTTATATGCCAGAGGTGGTATATATAGTGACATTGATACGTTCCCATTGAAAGATTTCAGGGATTGGCCTTCCATGAACCAAGAAGatatgaagaaattgaagaaagccAAGATAATTCCATACAAGAACTTTGATAAAACAATGATAAACGGTATGAACTTTATTGATCCAGGTCTGGTAGTTGGTATTGAGGCCGACCCTGATAGACCTGACTGGGCTGACTGGTACTCCAGGAGAGTGCAATTTTGTCAATGGACAATTCAAAGTAAGCCTGGACATCCTGTTCTAAGAGAGCTAATTCTGAATATAACGGCTACCACCATATATTCTTCAGCTAAAACTCCTGCCCATTTGAAGTCATTGATTGATAATTCTGCCGATGAAAAAGatttcaatatcaattaTAGACATCGTAGGAGGtttgataaagaatatGATCACAgtcaaaagaaacaaaggaaaaatgTTGATGGTACTGATATTATGAACTGGACTGGTCCAGGTATCTTCTCTGACAGCATTCTAAATTACTTGACTAATATCATTAGAAAGAACCGcaatatattgttattgaatAGTAACTTAGattcaaaacaaaaagaaatacccTCCTCAGCAGCAGGTTCtcaagaggaagaggaagaagaagacttAACTTATTCGACAAAGAAGTTttataatgaaatttcaaCTAGTCTATTATCATCTGCAAAGATGCCATGGGAGTTTTTCTCACTAATAACAGAACCTTTATTAGTAGATGACATTATGGTATTACCTATTACTAGTTTTTCTCCTGATGTGATGCAAATGCAGGCCGAAAGTAGTCAGCACGAATTGGCACTTGTGAAACATATGTTTCATGGTAGTTGGAAAGAAGAGGCTGACGGGCATTAA